In Streptococcus parasuis, the following proteins share a genomic window:
- a CDS encoding LysR family transcriptional regulator produces MNIQQLRYVVAIANSGTFREAAEKMYVSQPSLSISIKDLETELGFQIFSRTSSGTFLTQKGMDFYEKAQNLVKGFDQFEHLYLQPEEGEKTFSISSQHYDFLPPLITEFSRQHPQYPHFRIFESTTAQILDEVAQGYSELGIIYLNDKNTKGIMQKLDKLHLQAIDLSDFQTHIYLREDHPLTNKEEIEPADLVGLPTVRFTQEKEAYLYYSENLIDTSDSSVVFDVTDRATLNGILERTDAYATGSGYLDDESVNGITVIPFKGKVDNRMVYVKRASDELSQCAQDFVETMQSYFDKKKEEHA; encoded by the coding sequence ATGAATATTCAACAATTACGATACGTAGTGGCTATTGCTAATAGTGGAACGTTTCGAGAAGCAGCGGAAAAGATGTATGTTTCTCAGCCAAGTTTATCCATTTCCATTAAAGATTTGGAAACAGAGCTTGGTTTTCAAATCTTTAGTCGAACCAGTTCTGGCACCTTTTTAACGCAAAAAGGGATGGATTTTTATGAAAAAGCTCAAAATTTGGTAAAAGGTTTTGATCAGTTTGAACATCTTTATTTGCAACCTGAAGAAGGTGAGAAAACTTTTTCTATTTCTAGTCAACACTATGATTTTTTACCTCCATTGATTACCGAGTTTTCGAGACAACATCCACAATATCCTCATTTTCGTATTTTTGAATCAACCACAGCACAGATTTTAGATGAGGTTGCCCAAGGATATAGTGAATTAGGTATTATCTATTTAAATGATAAAAATACGAAAGGTATTATGCAAAAGTTAGATAAACTTCATTTGCAAGCGATTGATTTATCTGATTTCCAAACACATATCTACCTTCGGGAAGACCATCCCTTGACAAATAAAGAAGAAATTGAACCAGCAGATTTGGTTGGTTTACCAACTGTTCGATTTACCCAAGAGAAGGAAGCCTATCTATATTATTCAGAAAATCTGATTGACACCTCTGACTCATCAGTAGTTTTTGATGTGACAGATCGAGCTACCTTAAATGGCATTTTAGAACGTACAGACGCTTATGCGACTGGTTCGGGTTACTTGGATGATGAGAGTGTGAATGGGATTACAGTAATACCATTTAAAGGAAAAGTTGACAATCGCATGGTCTACGTTAAACGTGCGAGTGATGAATTGAGTCAATGCGCACAGGATTTTGTGGAGACTATGCAGTCATATTTTGATAAAAAGAAGGAAGAACATGCGTAA
- a CDS encoding tyrosine-type recombinase/integrase: protein MDFSNVWRKHLDFKRITPHGSQRIHCSLLFKADSTIKKVQERLGHKNIQTTMDIYAHVTQKAKNEVADKFASYIGF, encoded by the coding sequence ATTGATTTTTCAAATGTTTGGAGAAAACACCTAGACTTCAAACGCATTACACCACACGGCTCCCAACGCATCCACTGCTCCCTACTCTTTAAAGCTGATTCCACCATCAAGAAAGTGCAGGAAAGATTAGGTCACAAGAACATCCAAACCACCATGGACATCTATGCCCATGTCACTCAAAAAGCAAAGAATGAAGTTGCTGATAAGTTCGCTTCCTACATTGGATTTTAA
- the rpmA gene encoding 50S ribosomal protein L27, whose translation MLNLNLANLQFMAHKKGGGSTSNGRDSQAKRLGAKAADGQTVSGGSILYRQRGTKIYPGANVGRGGDDTLYAKVEGVVRFERKGRDKKQVSVYPIAK comes from the coding sequence ATGTTAAACTTGAATCTTGCTAACTTGCAATTTATGGCCCACAAAAAAGGTGGAGGTTCAACGTCAAACGGTCGTGACTCACAAGCGAAACGCCTTGGTGCGAAAGCTGCTGACGGCCAAACTGTATCAGGTGGTTCAATTCTTTACCGTCAACGTGGTACAAAAATCTACCCAGGAGCTAACGTAGGTCGTGGTGGAGATGACACTCTTTACGCTAAAGTAGAAGGCGTTGTACGCTTCGAACGTAAAGGTCGCGATAAGAAACAAGTATCTGTTTACCCAATCGCAAAATAA
- the rplU gene encoding 50S ribosomal protein L21, whose translation MSTYAIIKTGGKQVKVEVGQAIYVEKLNVEAGQEVTFEEVVLVGGEKTVVGTPLVAGATVVGTVEKQGKQKKVVTFKYKPKKGSHRKQGHRQPYTKVVINAINA comes from the coding sequence ATGAGCACATACGCAATCATTAAAACTGGCGGCAAACAAGTTAAAGTTGAAGTCGGTCAAGCTATCTACGTTGAAAAATTGAACGTTGAAGCAGGTCAAGAAGTTACTTTCGAAGAAGTAGTTCTTGTTGGTGGTGAGAAAACTGTTGTGGGTACTCCACTTGTAGCAGGCGCTACTGTTGTTGGTACTGTTGAAAAACAAGGTAAACAGAAAAAAGTTGTTACCTTCAAGTACAAACCTAAAAAAGGTAGCCACCGCAAACAAGGTCACCGTCAACCTTACACAAAAGTTGTTATCAACGCTATCAACGCTTAA
- the brnQ gene encoding branched-chain amino acid transport system II carrier protein: MKKGALTGLLLFGMFFGAGNLIFPPALGVLSGEHFWPAILGFVVSGVGIAVIALIVGTLNPKGYVHEISRKISPLFATVYLVALYLAIGPFFAIPRTATTAFDMGIAPMLEGQNTQLWLFVFTALYFFIAYLISLNPSKILDSIGRILTPVFAILIVILVVLGIVKYGQTQPLAASEAYSASQAFGTGFIEGYNTLDALASVAFSVVAVTTLKQLGFSSKKEYISTIWAVGIVVALAFSALYVGLAFLGNHFPVPADVLASDTHKGVYILSAATQAIFGPSAQLFLALMVTVTCFTTTVGLIVSTGQFFNDRFPRLSYKVYATIFTLIGFGIANLGLSKIIAFSIPVLLVLYPITICLVMIIIVSKFVPLSVYGMQLTVGVVTVMSLVEVVAGQLGLEPVKAFYAALPLSQQSLTWLLLALVGIVLSLFLPNKQESEVFEM, from the coding sequence ATGAAAAAAGGAGCCTTAACAGGTTTACTACTGTTTGGAATGTTTTTTGGTGCAGGAAATTTGATTTTTCCTCCAGCGCTCGGTGTTTTGTCTGGTGAACATTTCTGGCCAGCTATTTTAGGATTTGTTGTATCTGGTGTCGGTATTGCCGTGATTGCTTTGATTGTAGGAACACTTAACCCTAAAGGGTACGTGCATGAGATCTCACGCAAGATTTCACCCTTGTTTGCTACTGTTTATCTTGTTGCCTTGTATTTGGCGATTGGACCATTTTTTGCAATTCCACGTACAGCAACAACTGCTTTTGATATGGGGATTGCACCCATGTTGGAGGGACAAAACACACAACTGTGGTTATTTGTCTTTACTGCCTTGTACTTTTTTATCGCCTATCTCATTTCGCTCAATCCATCAAAGATTTTGGATAGCATCGGCCGAATTTTGACACCTGTTTTTGCGATTTTAATCGTCATTTTGGTCGTTCTGGGTATTGTCAAGTATGGGCAGACACAACCACTGGCAGCTTCAGAGGCCTATTCAGCTAGCCAGGCCTTTGGTACAGGATTTATAGAAGGCTACAATACCTTGGATGCCTTAGCTTCTGTTGCCTTCAGTGTGGTGGCAGTGACAACCTTGAAACAGCTCGGCTTTTCTTCTAAGAAAGAATACATTTCAACTATCTGGGCTGTGGGTATTGTTGTAGCCCTAGCCTTCTCAGCACTCTATGTAGGCTTAGCTTTTCTTGGGAATCATTTCCCAGTACCGGCAGATGTGTTGGCATCGGATACGCACAAAGGGGTCTATATCTTATCGGCTGCAACACAGGCAATTTTTGGTCCGTCAGCTCAGCTTTTCTTGGCTCTGATGGTAACGGTAACCTGCTTCACAACAACAGTTGGCTTGATTGTATCGACTGGACAGTTTTTCAATGACCGTTTCCCACGATTATCTTATAAAGTCTATGCAACTATTTTCACCTTGATTGGTTTTGGAATTGCCAATCTTGGCTTGAGTAAGATTATCGCCTTTTCGATTCCGGTGCTCTTGGTCCTTTATCCGATTACCATTTGTCTGGTTATGATTATTATTGTTAGTAAATTTGTTCCACTTTCTGTCTACGGTATGCAGCTAACAGTGGGTGTGGTGACGGTTATGTCTCTTGTGGAAGTAGTGGCAGGTCAGTTGGGCTTGGAGCCAGTCAAAGCTTTCTATGCAGCTCTGCCATTATCCCAACAGTCTCTGACCTGGCTCTTGCTAGCCTTGGTCGGAATTGTCCTCTCTCTGTTCTTACCAAACAAGCAGGAGAGCGAAGTTTTCGAAATGTAA
- the thiI gene encoding tRNA uracil 4-sulfurtransferase ThiI, translated as MNYSEIMIRYGELSTKGKNKMRFVNKLRNNIKHVLSVYPEVTVYFDRDRGHVYLNGADYQEVSASLKKIFGIQNFAPSYKVEKSVPALKEAVQDIMKNIYKDGMTFKIAARRSDHNFELDSRDLNQVLGDAVFSAIPNVQVQMKSPDITLRVEIRPDAAYISHEEIKGAGGLPVGTSGKGTLMLSGGIDSPVAGYLALKRGVEIEALHFASPPYTSPGALKKAHDLTRKLTAFGGNITFIEVPFTEIQEEIKEKAPEAYLMTLTRRFMMRITDRVREERGAMVIINGESLGQVASQTLESMQAINAVTNTPVIRPVVTMDKLEIIDIAQEIDTFDISIQPFEDCCTIFAPDRPKTNPKIKNVEQYEARMDVEGLVERAVAGIIVTEITPKVEAKDEIDNLIEDLL; from the coding sequence ATGAACTATTCAGAAATTATGATTCGCTATGGCGAATTGTCAACCAAAGGGAAAAACAAGATGCGGTTTGTTAACAAACTCCGCAATAATATCAAGCATGTCCTTTCTGTTTACCCAGAAGTGACGGTTTATTTTGACCGTGACCGTGGTCATGTCTATTTGAATGGAGCAGACTATCAGGAAGTTTCCGCTTCTTTGAAGAAGATTTTTGGAATCCAAAATTTTGCGCCATCTTATAAGGTTGAAAAGTCTGTTCCAGCTTTGAAAGAAGCGGTTCAAGACATCATGAAAAACATTTATAAGGACGGTATGACCTTCAAGATTGCTGCGCGTCGTAGTGACCACAATTTTGAATTGGACAGCCGTGACCTTAACCAAGTCCTTGGAGATGCGGTCTTCTCAGCTATTCCAAATGTGCAAGTGCAAATGAAGTCTCCAGATATTACCTTGCGAGTGGAAATCCGTCCTGACGCTGCTTATATTTCCCATGAAGAAATCAAGGGAGCAGGTGGTCTTCCAGTTGGAACATCTGGAAAAGGAACGCTGATGTTATCGGGCGGTATTGATTCGCCTGTTGCGGGCTATTTGGCTCTCAAACGTGGGGTCGAAATCGAAGCTCTTCACTTTGCTAGCCCGCCTTACACGAGTCCAGGTGCACTTAAGAAAGCCCATGATTTGACTCGTAAATTGACTGCCTTTGGTGGTAATATCACCTTTATTGAAGTGCCATTTACAGAAATTCAGGAAGAAATCAAGGAAAAGGCACCTGAAGCTTATTTGATGACCTTAACACGTCGCTTCATGATGCGGATTACAGACCGAGTTCGTGAAGAACGTGGTGCCATGGTTATTATCAACGGTGAAAGTCTAGGACAAGTGGCAAGTCAGACCTTGGAATCCATGCAGGCTATCAATGCGGTGACCAATACACCTGTTATCCGTCCTGTCGTTACCATGGACAAGTTGGAAATTATTGATATTGCTCAAGAAATTGATACATTTGACATTTCCATCCAGCCATTTGAGGATTGCTGTACCATCTTTGCCCCTGACCGTCCAAAAACCAACCCTAAAATCAAAAATGTCGAGCAGTACGAAGCTCGTATGGATGTAGAAGGATTGGTAGAACGTGCTGTTGCAGGAATTATTGTGACAGAAATTACTCCAAAAGTGGAAGCAAAAGATGAGATTGACAATTTAATCGAAGATTTACTGTAA
- a CDS encoding cysteine desulfurase family protein, whose product MIYFDNAATTQTHPEVIKTYTEVATKIWGNPSSLHNLGTQATRILEASRKQIAELLGKESKEIFFTSGGTEGDNWVIKGVAFEKAHLGKHIIVSAIEHPAVKESALWLKTQGFEVDLAPVNAQGFVDVSALESLIRPETTLVSIMAVNNEIGAIQPIQEISQLLADKPTISFHVDAVQAIGKVPTERYLTDRVDFASFSGHKFHSVRGVGFVYIKAGKKIAPLLTGGGQESDKRSTTENVAGIAATAKALRLTLDKASDSQKQLAAMKQILVNELSKYQDVTVFSGMENFVPSILTFGIKNIRGEVIVHAFEDHQIYISTTSACSSKAGKPAGTLIAMGVPQKLAQTAVRVSLDDDNDMGQIEQFLTIFKQIYHNTQKVR is encoded by the coding sequence ATGATCTATTTCGATAACGCAGCCACAACACAGACTCATCCAGAAGTTATTAAAACGTACACGGAAGTTGCTACGAAAATTTGGGGAAATCCCTCCAGCCTGCACAATCTGGGCACTCAGGCGACACGAATCCTAGAAGCATCCCGTAAGCAAATAGCAGAGCTATTGGGGAAAGAAAGCAAGGAAATCTTTTTTACTTCAGGCGGTACAGAAGGTGATAACTGGGTCATCAAGGGAGTTGCTTTTGAGAAAGCTCATCTGGGTAAGCACATCATCGTTTCAGCTATCGAGCATCCAGCGGTAAAAGAGTCAGCACTTTGGCTCAAAACACAAGGTTTTGAGGTGGATTTGGCTCCGGTCAATGCCCAAGGATTTGTTGATGTTTCAGCCTTAGAAAGCTTGATTCGTCCAGAAACTACATTGGTTTCTATCATGGCCGTCAACAATGAAATCGGTGCCATTCAGCCGATTCAGGAAATTTCACAACTTCTAGCTGATAAACCCACCATCTCCTTCCATGTGGACGCTGTGCAGGCTATCGGCAAGGTGCCAACGGAACGGTATCTGACAGACCGAGTTGATTTTGCCAGTTTTTCAGGTCACAAATTCCATTCTGTAAGAGGTGTAGGGTTCGTCTATATCAAAGCAGGTAAGAAAATCGCTCCGCTATTGACAGGAGGAGGACAGGAAAGCGACAAACGCTCAACAACTGAAAATGTGGCTGGTATTGCCGCTACAGCTAAGGCGCTTCGCTTGACCCTGGACAAGGCATCAGATAGCCAAAAGCAACTAGCAGCTATGAAGCAGATTCTGGTGAATGAATTGAGTAAGTATCAAGATGTGACGGTCTTTTCTGGAATGGAAAACTTTGTACCTAGTATTTTGACCTTTGGAATTAAGAATATTCGTGGTGAGGTCATTGTTCATGCTTTTGAGGACCATCAGATTTATATTTCAACTACATCTGCCTGCTCGTCTAAGGCTGGGAAACCTGCGGGTACATTAATTGCCATGGGCGTTCCTCAGAAGTTGGCACAAACTGCTGTCCGTGTCAGCTTGGATGATGACAATGATATGGGGCAAATCGAACAATTCCTCACAATTTTTAAACAAATTTATCACAATACACAGAAAGTAAGGTAG
- a CDS encoding DUF6556 family protein produces the protein MNTRTKKEKPTKVAGLSHFQKVLTFIGSILGIITACITIYTFSSKSSAQSVSSTSSSTVQVPSSTATQSSSQEGTTSSSSTDSSTSTADETTQTTTSSSTATSEVSSASTDSSSTGTSTETSSTTTSSEEVTSGASENTSGQ, from the coding sequence ATGAATACACGTACAAAAAAAGAAAAACCGACAAAAGTCGCTGGTCTTTCCCATTTCCAAAAGGTTCTGACCTTTATTGGATCCATCTTAGGGATTATCACTGCATGCATTACAATTTACACTTTTAGCTCCAAATCATCTGCTCAATCAGTGTCAAGTACAAGCAGCTCAACTGTACAAGTGCCTTCTAGTACTGCTACACAAAGTTCTAGTCAAGAAGGAACGACCAGTAGTTCTTCAACTGACTCATCTACATCAACAGCAGATGAGACTACTCAAACAACTACAAGTAGCTCAACAGCAACATCAGAAGTCTCCTCTGCTTCTACTGATTCCTCCTCAACAGGAACAAGCACTGAAACAAGTTCAACTACAACTTCCAGTGAAGAAGTGACTAGCGGAGCTTCTGAAAATACTTCTGGTCAATAA